aaaaagaaaaaaggaaacaaaAGGGTACTCtatttgaaaaggaaaaaaaaaatacttacatTCCCCACAAAAAGAaagcaataaaaaataaaaaaaccatTAGAATCCAACACCATTTCGATGGTCTCTCTCAAGATATCCATTCAACACCACCTTCTTCTTGTATTCGTTGGAGTTCAATACATCAAGGTTGCCATCATTTTGTTCAGCTTCATTCTTGCCTCGAAATCTAGGGAGAAAATAAAACCATGCAGACGTACAAAGAATGGCACAAAACTTGCCCCAAAAGAGCATTATAATTAGTGTCACCATTAGTACTGACAGCCCAATAACGGAGTCAAAGTTGAAAGTGTCTTTTCCTTCATCAATTTTATTGGTTGCAAATACTGGTTGCTTGTTTCGCTTTGTTGGTGGTGGCAGAGAAACTGTTCGGCTGATCTCATGCTTGTCTTCTGGTGAACCCCTTTTGATACTATTTGCAATAGTAAAGCTTCTCAATAACCCCTTTTGGCACGACGAATGTTGCAAGTGATCAATCTTTTTGCTCTGCTCGGGGATGATGTCCTCATGCTTATTGTACTTGGCCTAAAAGAAATGAAGTGAAATTTAATAAAGTACACGAATTATTTATTTAGTGTaatgtcacgtccttagtcttcaactaagcgcacgtgcaaCACTTaacaactcgctcacgttcttgcacaacttgctcacgatcttgctatgtcaagtcagcctagattactacactcaagatcgctaagggaatagtaattgagaaagacgagagaaatttgctagaaggaagttttttattatagaagacttGATTGATTTTTGCTTGATGGTTTACAAATGAATgcccctttatttatactactcacctagggactaatatgtaaataataattattgcaTAAGTCCCTACACATTTACAAAGAAAcccctattctagaaatctctacacaactagaATATTCCAAGGACCTTCCATGCAAATCCCTGAGATTCTAAGGTCTTCCAAGAGAAATTCCCAaatttctctagaaccttctacATAAGCTAGGCTCTTTTGTCCACATA
Above is a genomic segment from Lycium barbarum isolate Lr01 chromosome 12, ASM1917538v2, whole genome shotgun sequence containing:
- the LOC132623622 gene encoding uncharacterized protein At5g23160-like yields the protein MAFNIQNSPKKKQPKKFKISWFLSCFGFNNQQKGKAKTVPVGAEKLNTSREIHVLKSEKKAAATTVYVPDQVPVTAQAIHFNKAKYNKHEDIIPEQSKKIDHLQHSSCQKGLLRSFTIANSIKRGSPEDKHEISRTVSLPPPTKRNKQPVFATNKIDEGKDTFNFDSVIGLSVLMVTLIIMLFWGKFCAILCTSAWFYFLPRFRGKNEAEQNDGNLDVLNSNEYKKKVVLNGYLERDHRNGVGF